In a single window of the Notamacropus eugenii isolate mMacEug1 chromosome 4, mMacEug1.pri_v2, whole genome shotgun sequence genome:
- the LOC140499814 gene encoding CUGBP Elav-like family member 5 — translation MARPIQVKPADSESRGGRDRKLFVGMLNKQQSEEDVLRLFQPFGVIDECTVLRGPDGNSKGCAFVKFSSHTEAQAAIHALHGSQTMPGASSSLVVKFADTDKERTLRRMQQMVGQLGIFTPSLTLPFSPYSAYAQALMQQQTTVLSTSHGSYLSPGVAFSPCHIQQIGAVSLNGIPATPIAPASGLHSPPLLGTAAVPGLVTPITNGFAGVVPFPGGHPALETVYANGLVPYPAQSPSMAETLHPAFSGVPQYTAMYPTAAITPIAHSVPQPPPIIQQQQQQREGPEGCNLFIYHLPQEFGDSELMQMFLPFGNIISSKVFMDRATNQSKCFGFVSFDNPSSAQTAIQAMNGFQIGMKRLKVQLKRPKDASHPY, via the exons aTGGCGCGACCCATCCAGGTGAAGCCCGCCGACAGCGAGAGCCGTGGAG GAA GGGATCGGAAGCTCTTTGTGGGCATGTTGAACAAGCAGCAGTCTGAGGAGGATGTTCTCCGGCTTTTCCAGCCCTTTGGGGTGATCGACGAGTGCACAGTGCTCCGGGGCCCTGATGGGAATAGTAAAG GCTGTGCCTTTGTGAAGTTCTCATCACACACGGAAGCCCAGGCTGCCATCCATGCCCTCCATGGCAGCCAGACAATGCCA GGCGCCTCCTCCAGCCTGGTGGTGAAGTTTGCGGACACAGACAAGGAGCGGACCCTTCGGAGAATGCAGCAGATGGTAGGCCAGCTGGGCATCTTCACACCATCCCTTACACTGCCCTTCAGCCCCTACAGTGCCTACGCGCAGGCT CTTATGCAGCAGCAAACCACAGTGCTGTCCACCTCCCACGGCAGCTACCTGAGCCCAGGCGTGGCCTTCTCCCCCTGCCACATCCAGCAGATTGGCGCTGTAAGCCTCAATGGGATTCCTGCCACACCCATCGCCCCAGCATCTG GGCTACACTCTCCACCACTCCTAGGCACAGCAGCTGTGCCAGGTCTTGTCACCCCCATCACCAACGGCTTCGCGGGTGTGGTGCCTTTCCCTGGTGGGCATCCAGCCTTAGAAACTGTATACGCCAATGGCCTTGTGCCCTACCCAG CTCAGAGTCCCTCGATGGCTGAGACCCTCCATCCAGCTTTCTCAGGAGTCCCACAGTACACAG cgATGTACCCAACTGCGGCCATCACACCTATTGCCCACAGTGTCCCGCAGCCTCCGCCTATcatccagcagcagcagcagcagcgagaAG GTCCCGAAGGCTGTAACCTGTTTATCTACCACCTCCCCCAGGAGTTTGGAGACAGCGAGCTGATGCAAATGTTCCTGCCCTTCGGCAACATCATCTCCTCCAAGGTGTTCATGGACAGAGCCACTAATCAGAGCAAGTGCTTCG GTTTTGTGAGCTTTGACAACCCATCCAGTGCCCAGACAGCCATCCAGGCCATGAATGGCTTCCAGATTGGCATGAAGAGATTGAAGGTCCAGTTGAAGAGGCCCAAGGATGCCAGCCACCCTTACTGA